In a single window of the Terriglobus roseus genome:
- a CDS encoding amidase — MQPLAHTLNALRNGEITSQSLVHTCVAAIAAPGGEGARAFTRISDTALQQAAAADALLREGGGKDLPLLGLPISVKDLFDVAGEVTTAGSVVLANAAPAAKDSTVVTRLRAAGAVIIGRTNMTEFAYSGLGLNPHYGTPANPWDRVNRRIPGGSSSGAAVSVTDGMAAAAIGTDTGGSVRIPAALCGLVGFKPTAKRIPMDGIVPLARSLDSVGPLAPTVACCVRLDAVLSGNFYRLLEPKSLTRMRFGILQGYVLESLDEPTAFAFQEALLAIQAAGAHTEPVHLDALNRIPASNQTAAAEAFAWHRNLLELSGHHYDPHVSARILHGAGMLAADFLDLMQARREIIAEAEKTFEPYDAILLPTTPCIAPRIADLEASDDAYFHANGAMLRNTSIFNFLDGCGLSLPIHRHGTAPVGLMIAGSGGLDRQILEAGAAIEAVLQRHR; from the coding sequence ATGCAACCCCTCGCGCACACGCTCAACGCGCTCCGCAACGGCGAGATCACCAGCCAGTCGCTGGTACACACCTGCGTAGCCGCCATCGCCGCCCCCGGGGGCGAAGGTGCACGTGCGTTTACCCGCATCAGCGACACCGCGCTCCAACAGGCGGCAGCTGCCGATGCCCTGCTGCGCGAAGGCGGCGGCAAAGACCTGCCGCTGCTGGGTCTGCCCATCTCGGTAAAAGACCTCTTCGATGTTGCGGGTGAGGTCACCACCGCCGGATCGGTCGTGCTTGCCAACGCGGCGCCTGCTGCGAAGGATTCCACCGTCGTCACGCGCCTGCGGGCTGCGGGCGCCGTCATCATCGGCCGCACCAATATGACCGAGTTCGCCTATAGCGGCCTGGGCTTGAACCCGCACTACGGCACGCCCGCGAACCCGTGGGATCGGGTGAACCGGCGGATCCCTGGCGGGTCGTCGTCGGGAGCAGCGGTCTCCGTCACCGACGGCATGGCAGCTGCTGCCATCGGAACCGACACGGGTGGGTCGGTGCGGATTCCAGCCGCGCTGTGCGGGCTGGTTGGCTTCAAGCCCACGGCAAAGCGTATCCCCATGGACGGCATCGTGCCGCTCGCGCGCAGCCTCGACTCCGTTGGGCCGCTGGCGCCAACGGTCGCCTGCTGCGTGCGTCTCGACGCGGTCCTCAGCGGCAACTTCTATCGCCTCCTCGAACCAAAGTCGCTGACCAGGATGCGCTTTGGCATCCTGCAGGGCTACGTGCTGGAGAGTCTCGATGAGCCGACAGCCTTCGCCTTCCAGGAGGCGCTGCTCGCCATCCAGGCAGCGGGCGCACACACGGAACCGGTACATCTCGATGCGCTCAACCGCATCCCTGCGAGTAACCAGACCGCTGCGGCCGAGGCCTTCGCGTGGCATCGCAACCTACTGGAATTGAGCGGCCATCACTACGACCCGCACGTCTCCGCACGCATCCTGCATGGCGCCGGCATGCTCGCCGCAGACTTTCTCGACCTGATGCAGGCTCGTCGCGAGATCATCGCGGAGGCTGAAAAGACCTTCGAACCCTACGACGCCATCCTGCTGCCAACCACGCCGTGCATCGCACCACGCATCGCCGATCTGGAAGCAAGTGACGACGCATACTTTCACGCTAACGGAGCCATGCTGCGCAACACCAGCATCTTCAACTTCCTGGACGGCTGTGGTCTGTCCCTTCCCATTCACCGGCACGGAACAGCCCCTGTGGGACTGATGATCGCGGGCAGCGGCGGGCTCGATCGTCAGATCCTGGAAGCGGGCGCAGCAATCGAAGCCGTTCTGCAACGCCATCGCTAG
- a CDS encoding carboxypeptidase-like regulatory domain-containing protein, whose translation MKTLSRTVCGHPVRLALAAALVVLSVAGGAAMAQQVGPANSTPGWGIGRGGVSGNEKYLPPPTVRAVQGVVQNSKGEALKGAMVYLKNDRTAKVQSVSVDETGKFRFVQVPLKDDYKLWAQAADKKSAEKVISSFDTKTEVTRDLKVE comes from the coding sequence ATGAAGACCCTCTCTCGCACAGTTTGCGGCCACCCTGTACGTCTCGCGTTGGCTGCCGCCTTGGTAGTTCTGTCCGTCGCAGGTGGCGCCGCCATGGCGCAGCAGGTGGGCCCGGCAAACAGCACCCCCGGCTGGGGCATCGGCCGCGGTGGCGTTTCCGGCAATGAGAAGTACCTGCCGCCGCCGACAGTGCGCGCCGTGCAGGGCGTCGTGCAGAACAGCAAAGGCGAAGCCCTCAAAGGTGCGATGGTCTACCTGAAGAACGACCGCACCGCCAAGGTCCAGAGCGTCTCCGTCGACGAGACGGGCAAATTCCGCTTTGTGCAGGTGCCGCTGAAGGACGACTACAAGTTGTGGGCGCAGGCTGCGGACAAGAAGAGTGCGGAGAAGGTCATCAGCTCCTTCGATACCAAGACCGAAGTGACGCGAGACCTGAAAGTCGAATAG
- a CDS encoding aspartate ammonia-lyase has translation MSGFAGATRQEKDSLGLVEVPAEALYGAQTARALENFPISGLRASPFLIRAIAMIKYAAAKANGDLGLITRQQSDAILQAAEEILDGKNLDQFVVDVFQAGAGVSFHMNANEVLANRASQILGGAPGEYKLVHPNDHVNYGQSTNDVFPSAMRLSAALALQQLYPVLDSFAEGLEGKAQEFDGILKSGRTHMQDAVPIRLGQEFAAYAVAIRRAKDALQYAESTLWELGLGGSAVGTGINTHPDYREKAIAYLKELSGVPVWPSDDMRFAMQCCAPMATVSGALRTLALEVVRISNDLRLLSSGPNTGFREIDLPGLQPGSSIMPGKVNPVLPELAAMIGFQVVGNDAAVAMAVQAGQLELNVMMPTMAHNVLQSITILTNTLRELDHRCIRGITANADRCAMYAQSTVSLATALNPYIGYARAAQVVKESVATGRSIIDIVRDEKLLTADQIATILDARAMTEPRAKES, from the coding sequence GTGTCCGGATTTGCAGGAGCAACACGCCAGGAGAAAGACTCCCTTGGCCTCGTCGAAGTGCCAGCCGAAGCCCTCTACGGCGCACAAACGGCACGCGCCCTTGAGAACTTCCCCATCAGCGGTCTGCGCGCCAGCCCGTTCCTGATCCGCGCCATCGCAATGATCAAGTACGCGGCAGCGAAGGCGAACGGCGATCTTGGGCTCATCACGAGGCAGCAGTCGGACGCTATCCTGCAAGCCGCGGAAGAGATTCTTGACGGCAAGAATCTCGACCAGTTCGTCGTCGATGTCTTCCAGGCCGGGGCCGGCGTCAGCTTTCACATGAACGCGAACGAGGTACTCGCGAATCGGGCCTCACAGATTCTGGGCGGCGCGCCGGGCGAGTACAAACTGGTGCACCCGAACGACCACGTGAACTACGGTCAGAGCACCAATGACGTCTTCCCCTCAGCTATGCGGCTTTCAGCTGCCCTCGCGCTGCAGCAGCTTTATCCCGTGCTCGATTCCTTCGCGGAAGGCCTCGAGGGCAAGGCGCAGGAGTTCGACGGGATCCTGAAGTCCGGACGCACACACATGCAGGATGCGGTACCCATCCGCCTGGGGCAGGAGTTCGCCGCATATGCCGTCGCCATCCGGCGCGCGAAGGACGCCCTGCAGTACGCCGAGTCAACTCTGTGGGAGCTTGGCCTCGGCGGCTCAGCCGTTGGCACTGGGATCAACACGCATCCCGACTATCGCGAAAAGGCCATCGCGTACCTGAAAGAGCTGAGCGGTGTCCCAGTCTGGCCGTCGGACGACATGCGCTTCGCCATGCAATGCTGCGCGCCCATGGCCACGGTCTCCGGCGCTTTACGCACGCTGGCACTTGAGGTCGTTCGCATCTCGAACGATCTCCGGCTCCTTTCGTCGGGGCCGAACACCGGCTTCCGCGAGATTGACCTGCCTGGCCTGCAGCCGGGGTCGTCCATCATGCCCGGCAAGGTCAATCCGGTTCTGCCGGAACTGGCAGCGATGATCGGCTTCCAGGTTGTCGGGAATGACGCGGCAGTTGCGATGGCCGTGCAGGCGGGCCAGCTTGAACTGAATGTGATGATGCCCACCATGGCGCACAACGTGTTGCAGTCCATCACGATCCTTACCAACACGCTTCGTGAGTTGGATCACCGCTGCATACGCGGCATCACGGCCAACGCAGATCGCTGCGCCATGTATGCGCAATCGACCGTGTCACTGGCGACGGCGCTGAATCCGTACATCGGGTACGCGCGCGCGGCTCAGGTAGTGAAGGAGTCGGTCGCAACGGGCAGGTCCATCATTGATATCGTGCGTGACGAAAAGCTGCTGACCGCTGACCAGATCGCAACCATCCTGGACGCACGCGCCATGACCGAGCCGCGCGCCAAAGAGTCCTGA
- a CDS encoding DUF481 domain-containing protein, which translates to MFRFTVPAPRALLATAAIFFVTSAAFAQAAPNGTPAPGRSRRINANRKARIQRNIEDAYSHRWEVAGGGGYLRYRTGPFEQRTNEISFFVTPTYNLNPRWSAALDVRGMYGSAKINNIDQKNGVFSPQISEYTVTAGPQYRFMTREKYSLSATAGVGVGLSKFGGDAKGLRSEDLGMWPDSNAKVAFSASVIMDYNIYNNFAFRIQPTYLGTTFGNTVQNNLGVNLGLVYRFGRQK; encoded by the coding sequence ATGTTCCGTTTCACCGTACCTGCGCCGCGCGCGCTTTTGGCCACTGCCGCAATCTTCTTCGTCACCTCCGCAGCCTTTGCCCAGGCCGCGCCCAACGGCACGCCCGCACCGGGTCGCAGCCGGCGCATCAATGCGAATCGCAAGGCTCGCATTCAGCGCAACATTGAGGACGCTTACTCTCACCGCTGGGAAGTCGCCGGCGGCGGCGGCTATCTGCGCTACCGTACGGGTCCCTTTGAACAGCGGACGAATGAGATCAGTTTCTTCGTGACGCCGACCTACAATCTCAATCCCCGCTGGTCGGCTGCGCTCGATGTGCGCGGCATGTACGGCAGCGCAAAGATCAATAACATCGATCAGAAGAACGGCGTGTTCAGCCCGCAGATCAGCGAATACACTGTGACGGCCGGGCCCCAGTACCGCTTCATGACGCGTGAGAAGTATTCGTTGAGCGCGACGGCTGGCGTGGGCGTTGGTCTGTCCAAGTTTGGTGGCGACGCCAAGGGCCTGCGGTCGGAGGATCTGGGCATGTGGCCCGATTCGAACGCGAAGGTAGCCTTCTCCGCGAGCGTCATCATGGACTACAACATCTACAACAACTTCGCCTTTCGCATTCAGCCCACATACCTGGGTACGACCTTTGGCAACACCGTGCAGAACAACCTGGGCGTGAACCTGGGGCTGGTCTACCGGTTCGGTCGGCAGAAGTAG
- a CDS encoding c-type cytochrome, giving the protein MAKQNRAPARGTRRSNSGGGAGKLLLGIVLGVGLTLAGIAAYMRFGNPPVGVTDASSLWEPLVASVPLNARAHSEAKSAPFAADEDVFEGAAHTYRAQCANCHGTPGRDAALGRSMVPHAPQFFEPRDARITAAQTPGELYWKTAHGARRSGMPAYAKALTDTQLWQLALLLHSTRDELPDPVRRILTDGVPPPQPTVVKP; this is encoded by the coding sequence TTGGCAAAGCAGAACAGAGCCCCGGCAAGAGGAACACGACGCAGCAACAGCGGGGGTGGCGCAGGCAAACTGTTGCTCGGCATCGTGCTTGGCGTGGGCCTCACGCTGGCCGGAATCGCTGCCTACATGCGCTTTGGGAATCCGCCGGTCGGCGTTACCGATGCTTCTTCCCTGTGGGAGCCACTTGTCGCGTCCGTCCCATTGAATGCACGCGCACATTCTGAGGCCAAATCCGCTCCCTTTGCAGCGGATGAAGATGTGTTCGAAGGCGCTGCCCATACTTACCGCGCACAATGCGCCAATTGCCACGGTACGCCGGGACGCGATGCCGCGCTGGGCCGGTCGATGGTGCCGCACGCACCGCAGTTCTTCGAGCCACGCGATGCGCGCATCACCGCAGCCCAAACGCCCGGTGAACTCTACTGGAAGACGGCTCACGGCGCCCGCCGCAGCGGCATGCCCGCCTACGCCAAAGCGTTGACGGATACGCAGCTCTGGCAGCTCGCACTGCTGCTGCACAGCACCCGCGATGAGTTGCCGGATCCGGTGCGCCGCATCCTGACCGACGGTGTGCCGCCTCCGCAGCCCACCGTGGTCAAGCCCTAG
- a CDS encoding DUF481 domain-containing protein, producing MGYNMIAHGKDLERRVVRLVALLVLVSGPVVVAAQAPPAPPPAPKDLLVFTNGDQLSGTLERSVGDNVLFKSDMAGEITVPLAKIKELRTQGAFAILKHNDPVAVSRKVVPGKIVLNSTEVSVVANDGGTGASVPVKDVAYLIDAETFNRDLVHAISPWEGWGGTVNLGTNFSQSTIHGGSLTGGFALVRQVPVLTYFRARNRTILNFQENYGVLTTPAALAGTTTDSQSKTSIMHADAERDEYFTKTFYALAITSFDHNYSQSMDLQQIYGGGFGWTAFNNGKHQLDIKADVHYEKQQLFDRSLDQNLIGSTFSESYRRSLPLRMTFTEQASVLPAYNNFHAFSASGTSSLVAPLFHRLSMNVTTTDSFINNPSPGYQKNSFTFTTGLTYSLR from the coding sequence ATGGGCTACAACATGATTGCGCACGGAAAAGATTTGGAGCGAAGGGTTGTCCGCCTTGTTGCTCTGTTGGTTTTGGTCAGTGGTCCGGTCGTCGTGGCGGCACAGGCGCCGCCCGCGCCACCACCGGCTCCGAAGGACCTGCTCGTCTTTACAAATGGCGACCAGCTCAGCGGCACGCTGGAACGAAGCGTAGGCGATAACGTTTTGTTCAAAAGCGATATGGCTGGCGAGATCACCGTACCGCTGGCGAAGATTAAAGAGCTGCGAACGCAGGGTGCGTTTGCCATCCTGAAGCATAACGACCCCGTTGCCGTCTCTCGTAAGGTTGTGCCGGGCAAGATCGTGCTGAATAGCACGGAGGTGTCCGTGGTCGCGAATGACGGTGGCACCGGAGCAAGCGTCCCGGTGAAGGATGTTGCCTACCTGATCGACGCGGAGACCTTCAACCGCGATCTGGTTCACGCCATCAGTCCGTGGGAGGGTTGGGGCGGCACGGTGAACCTGGGGACGAACTTCTCCCAGTCCACGATCCACGGCGGCTCGCTGACCGGTGGCTTCGCGCTGGTACGGCAGGTGCCGGTGCTGACCTATTTCCGCGCGCGCAACAGGACCATCCTGAACTTCCAGGAGAACTACGGCGTGCTGACCACGCCGGCAGCGCTCGCCGGCACGACGACCGATTCGCAGTCGAAGACGAGCATCATGCACGCGGATGCGGAACGTGATGAGTACTTCACCAAGACCTTCTACGCACTCGCGATCACCTCGTTCGATCACAACTACTCACAAAGCATGGACCTGCAACAGATCTATGGTGGCGGCTTCGGTTGGACAGCGTTCAACAACGGCAAGCACCAGCTCGATATCAAGGCTGACGTTCACTACGAAAAACAGCAGTTGTTCGACCGTTCGCTGGATCAGAACCTCATCGGCTCGACGTTTTCGGAGAGCTACCGGCGGAGCCTGCCCCTGCGGATGACCTTCACGGAGCAGGCCTCGGTTCTGCCCGCTTACAACAACTTCCACGCCTTCTCCGCGAGCGGTACATCGTCACTGGTGGCGCCACTCTTCCATCGCCTGTCCATGAACGTGACAACGACCGACAGCTTCATCAACAACCCGTCACCCGGCTATCAGAAGAACAGCTTCACGTTCACGACGGGCCTGACCTACTCGCTGCGATAG
- a CDS encoding trimeric intracellular cation channel family protein — protein sequence MLILATFLGQFPQIVERIPLPQRAHISQVLFHFFEIAAISLGALGGALALRRERRSKYDVIGLLGLGLLSGVGGGIVRDILLGDGPPLALQHPSYLAYALIGALVAILFGHTVGPRALATMNIVDALALGLFTITGSTRAMNAGLGFLPCLMLGVTTAVGGGSLRDLFSGRSPAIFQEGELYALVSTIAAAAFLGVQRMGVPVNRAAVIGTLVGFGLRLLAIRYGWRTRAVGTLA from the coding sequence ATGCTAATCCTTGCCACATTCCTCGGACAGTTCCCGCAGATCGTTGAGCGGATCCCGCTGCCGCAACGCGCGCATATCTCCCAGGTGCTCTTCCATTTCTTTGAGATCGCCGCCATCTCGCTTGGTGCCCTTGGCGGCGCGTTGGCGCTGCGCCGGGAACGACGCTCGAAATATGACGTGATTGGCCTGCTTGGGCTCGGGCTGCTGAGTGGCGTGGGAGGTGGCATCGTCCGCGACATTCTGCTGGGTGATGGGCCTCCCCTGGCGCTGCAACACCCCTCGTACCTGGCTTACGCACTGATTGGCGCGTTGGTTGCGATCCTCTTTGGACACACCGTTGGTCCCCGCGCACTGGCCACTATGAACATCGTCGATGCCCTGGCACTCGGCCTGTTCACCATCACGGGCAGCACGCGTGCCATGAATGCGGGACTGGGCTTCCTGCCCTGCCTGATGCTTGGCGTGACGACCGCCGTAGGAGGTGGTTCGCTGCGCGACCTGTTCAGCGGACGTTCCCCCGCCATCTTTCAAGAGGGCGAGCTGTACGCACTGGTTTCAACCATTGCTGCGGCCGCATTCCTGGGCGTGCAGCGGATGGGTGTCCCGGTCAATCGCGCTGCAGTTATCGGAACCCTTGTCGGCTTTGGTCTGCGTCTGCTGGCCATCCGTTATGGCTGGCGCACGCGCGCAGTCGGAACACTCGCGTAA
- a CDS encoding GvpL/GvpF family gas vesicle protein — protein MSWYAYCIAERSSFPELLRHRRPMPLTGISGLFGNQTFVFPASDLAVVVSEHSPEDNNRMDQQAQRDHARVIAECFHHSTVLPFRFGTHFDDDDALRRSVRSNHRHFIHNVERLRGKAEMHLKVLVDDTCPETHKVLSGTVGKEYLASLRESASAQRERQSKARALQLQMHRMFLPDAEEVTCKRAGEGKMLLDIAHLVDRKNVERYQNKYTSATDLLKDCRMQLSGPWPPYHFVQRHQPAHNPTN, from the coding sequence ATGTCGTGGTATGCATACTGCATCGCGGAAAGGTCATCCTTTCCGGAGCTTCTTCGCCATCGTCGCCCCATGCCACTTACGGGGATATCCGGTCTTTTCGGAAACCAGACTTTCGTTTTTCCAGCCAGTGACTTAGCCGTCGTCGTCTCCGAGCATAGCCCGGAAGATAACAACCGGATGGATCAGCAGGCGCAGCGCGATCACGCGCGTGTCATCGCAGAATGTTTCCATCACTCTACTGTTCTTCCGTTTCGCTTCGGCACACACTTCGATGATGATGATGCCCTGCGCCGCTCCGTTCGTTCCAATCACCGCCACTTCATTCACAACGTGGAAAGACTTCGCGGCAAGGCCGAGATGCACCTGAAGGTGCTGGTCGACGACACCTGCCCGGAAACTCACAAAGTCCTCTCCGGGACGGTTGGCAAGGAATATCTCGCAAGCCTCCGCGAAAGCGCCAGCGCACAGCGTGAACGCCAGAGCAAGGCACGCGCACTGCAACTGCAGATGCACCGCATGTTCCTGCCCGATGCAGAAGAAGTGACCTGCAAGCGCGCCGGTGAAGGCAAGATGCTGCTGGACATTGCACACCTTGTCGATCGCAAGAACGTGGAGCGCTACCAGAACAAATACACGTCTGCCACGGATCTCCTGAAAGACTGCCGCATGCAGCTCTCAGGCCCATGGCCGCCGTATCATTTCGTGCAAAGGCACCAGCCCGCGCACAACCCCACCAACTAA
- a CDS encoding rhamnogalacturonidase: protein MNSQRRDLLKLSPLALAAFAPSLASGQVSGSPAPSSPMFFDVRMYGATGTGKSLDTPGVNAAIAAASAAGGGTVVFPAGTYLCFSIRLKSNVHLYLSQGAVILAAESPKRGETTGQMGGVYDAAEPVTSYDAYQDYGHNHWHNSLIWGEGIENVSITGPGLIYGKGLSYGANRAPRGDYPIYVAEQAGVGNKAIALKNCRNVTFKEFRLLKGGHFGFLLTGVDNLVMDGLLIDTDRDGMDIDCCKNVHVSNCTVNSPWDDGICPKSSYALGYARATENVTITGCTVSGNYMLGTVLDGTYKHFAPDAPMVYRTGRIKCGTESNGGFKNISISNCVFDGCNSLSLESEDGALCEDIAISNITMRDLIGGPLFFRLGARLRGPKPETKVGTLRRIVVQNITSYNSDSKLCNILSGIPDFPIEDIKISNFYMQHKGGATADKAKIVPPEEVEKYPDPGMFGPMPAGGFFLRHVRNLEMSHVEITPMSNDARPSFVLEDVTRADFFAVTAPTPNAIDLRHVKDVRIGWSRAAKDAVISSAEGQTL from the coding sequence ATGAACAGCCAGCGCCGCGACCTTCTGAAACTCTCCCCGCTCGCCCTTGCCGCCTTCGCCCCGAGCCTCGCCTCCGGGCAGGTCTCCGGATCGCCCGCACCCTCGTCACCAATGTTTTTTGACGTACGAATGTATGGCGCGACCGGCACGGGGAAGTCTCTCGACACGCCAGGCGTGAACGCCGCCATTGCGGCAGCAAGCGCGGCCGGTGGCGGCACCGTTGTCTTCCCGGCCGGCACGTACCTCTGCTTCTCCATCCGACTGAAAAGCAATGTGCACCTGTACCTGTCGCAAGGTGCGGTGATCCTGGCCGCAGAGTCGCCCAAACGCGGAGAGACCACGGGGCAGATGGGCGGTGTCTACGACGCAGCCGAGCCTGTGACGAGCTACGACGCCTACCAGGACTACGGCCACAACCACTGGCACAATTCGCTGATCTGGGGTGAGGGGATTGAGAATGTCTCGATCACCGGCCCCGGTCTGATCTACGGCAAGGGGCTCTCATACGGCGCAAACCGCGCGCCTCGTGGCGACTACCCGATCTATGTCGCGGAGCAGGCGGGCGTGGGGAATAAAGCGATCGCCCTCAAGAATTGCCGCAATGTCACCTTCAAAGAGTTCCGCCTGCTGAAGGGAGGCCACTTCGGCTTCTTGCTGACCGGCGTCGATAACCTCGTGATGGACGGGTTGCTGATCGACACCGACCGCGATGGCATGGACATTGATTGTTGCAAGAACGTTCATGTGTCGAACTGCACGGTCAACTCGCCCTGGGATGACGGTATCTGCCCGAAGTCAAGTTATGCGCTGGGCTATGCACGCGCCACGGAAAATGTGACGATCACTGGCTGCACGGTCAGCGGTAATTACATGTTAGGAACCGTGTTGGACGGCACTTACAAGCACTTTGCGCCGGATGCTCCGATGGTCTATCGCACCGGTCGCATCAAGTGCGGTACGGAATCGAATGGCGGTTTCAAGAACATCAGCATCAGCAACTGTGTCTTCGATGGTTGCAACAGTCTTTCGCTTGAGAGTGAAGACGGCGCGCTGTGCGAGGACATCGCAATCAGTAACATCACCATGCGTGATTTGATTGGGGGGCCGCTCTTCTTCCGTCTGGGCGCGCGTCTGCGTGGCCCGAAGCCGGAGACGAAAGTCGGCACACTGCGTCGCATCGTGGTGCAGAACATTACTTCGTATAACTCGGATTCGAAGCTCTGTAACATCCTCTCCGGTATTCCGGATTTCCCCATCGAAGATATCAAGATCAGTAACTTCTATATGCAGCACAAGGGCGGCGCCACCGCCGACAAGGCAAAGATCGTGCCGCCGGAAGAAGTCGAGAAATATCCCGATCCAGGCATGTTCGGCCCGATGCCCGCGGGCGGATTCTTCCTGCGTCACGTCCGCAATCTTGAAATGAGCCACGTTGAAATCACGCCCATGTCGAACGATGCGAGACCGTCCTTTGTTCTGGAAGATGTCACCCGGGCCGACTTCTTCGCAGTAACTGCACCGACACCGAATGCCATCGACCTGCGCCATGTGAAGGACGTGCGCATCGGTTGGAGCAGGGCAGCGAAGGATGCCGTGATAAGCAGTGCGGAAGGTCAGACGCTGTAA
- the xseB gene encoding exodeoxyribonuclease VII small subunit: MATFEEQLKTLETVVERLEKGDLALEESLALFEQGVTLSDACKKELEAAEGRVEVLLQRGRGEQRVAEDLVLEEDE; encoded by the coding sequence ATGGCAACATTTGAAGAGCAGTTAAAGACTTTGGAAACAGTGGTGGAGCGCCTGGAGAAGGGCGACCTTGCGCTGGAAGAATCGCTCGCTCTCTTCGAGCAGGGCGTGACACTCTCGGATGCCTGCAAGAAGGAGCTCGAAGCAGCCGAAGGACGCGTGGAAGTGCTGCTGCAGCGCGGCCGCGGCGAGCAGCGTGTAGCGGAAGACCTGGTGCTGGAAGAGGACGAGTAG